GGACCATACCCCATTAATGTTAATTCTAGCTTTGGGGTGAATATATAAAATTTGGacccacttaaagaggacctttcaccaaaaaACATGTATAGAAACAGTTACATTACCTAACAGTGTGGCCCCCAGTGATGTatttctgattattattttttcagaggACCCCCCCTTTCTTCTGCTATGGTCTTTGGTAGTTctggcgcctcatatgctaaaGAGGCATTTGATTCGAGTAGGCGGTGACTAGAATTTGTACAGGGCGGggttttcttctccctggctaagagcgcatccaatcagagcgccacgcgagaacttgagcttttaCACACCCTGGGtgtgcgccatcttggattccccgGCGGAGAGGATCGCAGCGGTGGCAtaggcggcagcggcagcagcaggatcctGTCAGCAAGTATAAAAACTTACTGGGTGAATTTACCTGTCAATAACTCCCTTTAATCTATTAGCAAATATTTTATAATCTGTATTTAACAGAGATATCGGGCGATAAGCTCCGATCTCTCTTTTATCCTTACCCTTTTTCAGAGGCCAGTGcggctggccccccctccctcccctgtagttaacacattggtggccagtgggcccccctccctcccctgtagtactgtagattcattagtggccagtgggcctcccccccctccccctcctaaataaaatctcccccctatcattggtggcagcggagagtaccgatcggagtcccagtttaatcgctggggctccgatcggtaaccatggcaaccaggacgctactgcagtcccggttgccatggttacttagcaatttgtagaagcattatacttacctgcgagctgcgatgtctgtgaccggccgggagctcctcctactggtaagtgacagatcattaagcaatgcgccgcacagacctgtcacttaccagtaggaggagctcccggccggacacagacatcgcagctcgcaggtaagtataatgcttctacaaattgctaagtaaccatggcaatcgGGACTGTAgtagcgtcctgttgccatggttaccgatcggagccccagcgattaaactgggactccgatcggtactctccgctgccaccaatgataggggggagattttatttaggagggggagggggggggggaggcccactggccaccaatgaatctacagtactacaggggagggaggggggccggccgcactggagaccaaatgtgttaaatacagggggggagggggtgggtctgccccctgctgcctggcagcacctaccaggcagcagggggcagtaatgtacacagttattttagtatattctaacctgaagcgtccccatcaccatgggaacgcctctgtgttagaatatactgtcggatctgagttttcacaaagtgaaaactcagctctgaaaaagcttttatgcagacggatctgcggatccgtctgtgtaaaagtagcctacggccacggaccacggacgcggatgccaatcttgtgtgcatccgtgttttttcacggacccattgacttgaatgggtccgtgaaccgttgtccatccaaaaaataggacaggtcatatttttttgacggacaggaagcacggatcacggatgcggctgcaaaacggtgcattttccgatttttccacggacccattgaaagtcaatgggtccgcgagaaaaatacggaaaacggcacaacggccacggatgcacacaacggtcgtgtgcatgaggccttattttgaaCTCTGTGCATCAAGAGAGCCCTTTCTATGGGTGAGATTACTTCTTACTAATTCCCCATATTATGTTGCTGGTTACAATGTAagatacatttttatttctaaaaaataCATGTCCAGTTGCTCTGATTTAGTACTACTGATATATCATGACCTAGATGAATGAAGACCTCCACAGACCACCAAGGAAGATATGAGATGTATAACTGGCTGTGCATGATAGAAAcacagaatgtgtcggcagataagaaccatgtggcccatctagtctgcccaatatactgaatactatggatagcccctggccctatcttatatgaaggatggccttatgcctatcccatgcatgcttaaactccttcactgtatttgcagctgccacttctgcaggaaggctattccatgcatccactactctctcagtaaagtaatacttcctgatgttacggttaaacctttgcccctctaatttaaaactatgtcctcttgtagcagtgtttattttttttaatattctctcctcttttaccttgttgattccctttatgtatttagcagtttctcgcatctcccctctgtctcgtctttcttccaagctatacatggtaaggtcctttaatctttcctggtaagttttatcctgcaatccatgtaccagtttagtagctcttctctgaactctctccaaagtatcaatatccttctggagatatggtctccagtactgagcacaatactccagatgaggtctcactagtgctctgtagagcggcatgagcgcccccctctgtctactggtaatgcctctccctatacaccccagcattctgctagcatctcctgctgctctatgacatggtctgcctacctataagtcttctgaaataatgattcctaaatccctttcctcagatactgaggttaggactgtatcactgattttatattctgctcttgggtttttacgccccaggtgcattatcttgcacttatcaacattacattttagttgccagatttttgaccattcctctagttttcctaaatccttttccatttggtgtatccttccaggaacatcaaccctgttacaaatctttgtgtcatcagcaaaaagacacaccttaccatcgaggccttctgcaattttgctgataaagatattaaacaatagggggcccagaacagatccctgaggtaccccactggtaacaagaccctggtctgaatatactccattgactacgaccctctgttgcctgtccctcagccactgcctaatacattcaacaatatgggattcCAAGCAcacagactgcaatttattgataagccttctatgagggacaatatcaaaagccttactaaagtctagataagcgatgtctactgcacctcctccatctattattttagtcacccattcaaatataataattaataagattagtttgacatgatctccctgaagtaaacccatgccgtttttcatctttcaatccatgggattttagatgttccacaatcctctccttaagtatggtttccattaatttcctcactattgatgtcaggcttactggcctatagttgcccgattcctccctaatACATttgttgtgaatgggcacaacatttgctaatttccaatcttctgagacgactcctgttgccagtgaatggttaaataaatctgttaatggttttgctagttcaccgctgagctcttttaatagctttgggtgtatcccatcaggcccctgggacttatttgtattaattttagacagctgacttagaacctcttcctctgtaaagacacatgcatcaaaagattcattagtcttcctttctaactgaggtccctttccttcattttcctttgtaaaaactgaacagaagtattcattgaggcagtcagctagttctttatcttcttccatataccttccttcttttgttttcaatttggccattccttgttttagttttcttttttcatttatgtatctgaagaatgtcttatcgcctttttcactgactgagataatttgtcttctgcctgtgctttagaagctcttattacttgtttggcctctctctgcctaatcttataaaatttccctgtcatcctcgtttttttttttttgtttttttttataattactaaatgctaacattttgtttttaatgattttggccacttctgctgagtaccacagtggtctctaactttttttgcttttactgacaagcctaatgcaattacctgttgccttcaatagtgccactttgaAGTAGTCCCATTTTACCTGGaatccattgaaactgttccagtctgatagggactcgtataccactaatctaattttagaaaagtcagttggAGTAACTCAGTCATTGTACTtaaagtaaaccacactgactggtgatcactatatcccaagctttcccctacagtaatatcagataccaaattcccatttgtgaatactaaatctaaaatggcctccttccaggttggctcctcaactacttgctgtagagataatcccagtaggtaatttagaatatctgaacccctggcagaactagctattctggttttccagtttacatcagaaaGATTAGAATCTCCcaaaatgataacttcccctttcaatgtcattttagctatttcctcaactagtagatcatctaattctttgacttggctaggtggtatatatatatatatatatatatatatatatatcacacctacccttatgattatcaagctgcaacgtaacccaaactgactcttaattggtctcgctaacttgtattagagtagattttatgccatttttcacatacagggccacccctccccctttcttgccttctctgtctttcctatatagagagaaccctggtattgttatatcccagtcattactcccattgaaccatgtctcagtaagagccactaaatctatattttcAGATGCCaatatagactcaagttcattgatcttatttcctaaactgcgagcatttgtagacaagactctgagcttatcatttcttaacctatgtgctactggcatctttttgcattgttccggggggcaatGGGACTGATAGACACCCTTTTGCCCTCTTtcttagtttaaatgcttcttagcaaatactttgaactgttcgctgaggacatttgttcccttgagagaaagatgcaaaccatctttcttgtacagttcttttctaatccaacgagagctaacatgagacacaaagccattATGGGAGAGTAGGCAATAAAAGCTCAATTTTAAGAGACCAATagacagtaaggcctcattcacacttttgTATTTCGGTTGTTATCTTGTATCAGTATCTGTAAGCCGCAACAGGGAACGGAATAAAACAGAGAATAATGGAACGTCTTCCATGTTCGGGAGCTACTCCTAGTTTTATCCTACAGATACTGGTGTAAGATACTGACCAGAATACAcaagtgtgaataaggcctcatgcacacgaccgttgtgtgcatccgtggccgttgtgccgttttccgttttttttcgcagacccattgactttcagtgggtccgtggaaaaatcggaaaatgcaccgtttggcagccgcatccgtgatccgtgtttcctggccgtgaaaaaaataggacctgtcctatttttttcacggccaacggttcacggacccattcaagtcaatgggtccgtgaaaaaacacggatgcacacaagattgtcatccgtgtccgtgatccgtgtccgtgatccgtgtccgttttttcctatcatttcaatggcaaacttgactttgattttttttttcatttttcatgtccgtggatcctccaaaaatcaaggaagacccacggatgaaaaaacggtcacggatcacggacctatggaccccgtttttgcggaccttaaaaaaaaacggtcgtgtgcataaggcctaaggcaAAGAGAAGGAAATGGCAGGAAAAAGAAGATCTGGGTTTTTTAACAAATTATTGTCAACTCAATTAGTGATTTTCCCCCATCACCTTTATCTTGAGATATTGTATTAATGAAGAGCAAATACCCATTCCATATGTCCACATAGGTTACATAAAAGTCTACAGGAGGTGTCCTTCTGTTTCTCACTGTGTCCCTCTGGATTCTCCTGCAGTGCTGGTGGTGGTATGAATACGGTAAGAAGCAAGGTCCATGGGACAATTTATCTTCACGGCTCTGACAGTAAACAACGCTCTACTTCTTCTTTTTCCTCATATCCACAATACTTTTCCTCCAAGGATCCTGGTCACTGTTGACCTCGGGGAAATATTATTTGGGTCTCTGGCAGAAAAATATACTCTCATATAGGCTGTTTAATGCATGTAAACACTTCTCACATTCCAAACAAGAATTTCGTTTCTATAATTCTGATTCTCTTTTTCACATGAAGAAAATCAaagtggcttctctcctgtgtgaattttctcatgtgtaacaagaccTGACTTTTTTGTAAAACAGTCACCACATTTGGTGCATATAAATGTTTTTTCTCCTGTATGACTTCTCTGATGCACCTTGAGGCTCTCTTTATAAAGAAaacctttcccacattctgaacatgaatacggcttctctcctgtgtgaattctctcatgcttAGCAAGCAGTGatttatatataaaacattttccacattctgaacatgaatacggcttctcccctgtgtgaagtcTTCGGTGTGTATATAAATTAGAGTGTTGTGTAAACTGTTTTCCACATTCCTCGCACTGAAATCCTAGACCCTCTTTCTGTCCGGTACTTTTGGTAACAGTCTGTGATTGATCCGGAGAAGGTTCCTCATGATTAAGAGGATTATATGATGGCTCTCTACTTtgaagtcctggatgtacattaTGGGTAATGAAGTTCTCTCCTGAAGAGCGCAGCCCGATATCTTCACCTTTTACTTTATAATCTAGTGATAACATGACATTTTCATCAGAGTTCTTacagagattaaaaaaaaagatttggtgTTAAGAGGTGAGGAAAATTaggtattatacatttttttacctgTTTTTGGAATCAGATTTATGGATTTAAGGTTTGGTAAAGAATGGGAGTTCAATCTATCAGGTCCAGGTTCAATCTATCAGGGAGTTCAATCCATCAGCATATGTACATTTACATTTACCTAATGCTTTCTTTTTTAGTCTCTACAGTTGAGAGACACATTAGAATTCCAGACTTAAAAGCTTGCAAAGAGGATGGGTCTGACCTGCGGCTGTCCGAAAAAGTTTACATGACAAGCAGAGTATGTCACAATAGGAAGACATGCAAGGTGACAAGCCACAAGGGGGCGTTCTAGCATTCACTGCGCTCGTTACTTTGGCTTCCACACTCGCGTTACGCATTAGGCTACCAAGGAGTTAAGCGACCTCCAAACACGTCCTCACATCCACGTAcaaagctgcccccccccccccccccgatagtaCAACCGATGTCACACCCCGGTTACAGATACACAGCACTCACAGGAACAAACTTCAACAATACGTCTAGCAAACCTCTAGCACACTGGCCTTTGAGAGTAACACAACAAAGGTACTTAGAGGGTGCGGATATTTACAGCATCAAGCAACGACTTACTACATTTAATATACAAAAAGGTATAGTACTACCAGGTTACAAAACAATGACGAAAAAGCACACACACATATGCAAACAGTACAGCAATAAAAGGGATAAAATTATAAAATGCATACAAATTAGATAGGTGGGATCAATGATGGGAGAGCAGCTAATCAGACCTACAACTAGATGTATCTAGGGGATCTGACCCTGTGTGGTTTgctgtatgaatttttttttaagtgtcttAGCCGTCTTCCCTTCCCCCCTAGTCATGTGACAGTAAGCAGGCTAATGACATGCAAAAAGTGGCAAATCGTATAGCATACTCTTAATCTGAGCCCAAATTCTTGTAGGTATCCCTGAGATGGATAATATAACCGGCAAGTTTTACAGGATATTTTACCGACCCAGGCATACCAAACATAAATATGAAATAGTATTCATTTCCACCAATATGTAATTCCGTAGGTTTCCTAAGGTCGAAAATCCTGGCGCTTGAGACCGAAGAAGCCCCCAGTTCTCTGATCACAAGACCATAAgttatttataataaaacatgaattatgactagagttgagcgaacacctggatgttcgggttcgagaagttcggctgaacttcccggaaatgttcgggttcgggatccgaacccgacccgaacttcgtcccgaaccccattgaagtcaatggggacccgaacttttcggcactaaaaaggctgtaaaacagcccaggaaagggctagagggctgcaaaaggcagcaaaatgtagttaaatcccctgcaaacaaatgtggataggtaaatgaataaaaataaaaaaaaaataaaaaaaaattaaccaatatcaattggagagaggtcccatagcagagaatctggcttcatgtcagcagagaatcagtcttcatgtcatagcagagaatcaggcttcacgtcacccaccactggaacagtccattgtcatatatttaggccccggcactcaggcagaggagagaggtcccataacagagattcaggcttcatgtcagcagagaatcagtcttcatgtcatagcagagaatcaggcttcacgtcacccaacactggaacagtccattgtcatatatttaggccccggcacccagacagaggagagaggtcccataacagagattcaggcttcatgtcagcagagaatcattcttcatgtcatagcagagaatcaggcttcacgtcacccaccactggaacagtccattgtcagatatttaggccccggcacccagacagaggagagaggtcccataacagagattcaggcttcatgtcagcagagaatcagtcttcatgtcatagcagagaatcatgcgtcacgtcagccaaaactggaacagtccattgtcatatatttaggccccggcacccagacagaggagagaggtcccataacagagattcaggcttcatgtcagcagagaatcagtcttcatgtcatagcagagaatcaggcttcacgtcagccaaaactggaacagtccattgtcagatatttaggccccggcacccagacagaggagagaggtcccataacagagattcaggcttcatgtcagcagagaatcagttttcatgtcatagaagagaatcatgcttcacgtcacccaacactggaacaggccactgtcagatatttttaggccccggcacccagacagagga
The genomic region above belongs to Bufo gargarizans isolate SCDJY-AF-19 chromosome 4, ASM1485885v1, whole genome shotgun sequence and contains:
- the LOC122933903 gene encoding gastrula zinc finger protein XlCGF49.1-like; its protein translation is MGDPPCKSEVEEDIPVHVTTDYKVKGEDIGLRSSGENFITHNVHPGLQSREPSYNPLNHEEPSPDQSQTVTKSTGQKEGLGFQCEECGKQFTQHSNLYTHRRLHTGEKPYSCSECGKCFIYKSLLAKHERIHTGEKPYSCSECGKGFLYKESLKVHQRSHTGEKTFICTKCGDCFTKKSGLVTHEKIHTGEKPL